A single region of the Salvia miltiorrhiza cultivar Shanhuang (shh) chromosome 8, IMPLAD_Smil_shh, whole genome shotgun sequence genome encodes:
- the LOC130997260 gene encoding polyadenylate-binding protein 1 isoform X3 gives MKGLDGLLSWGSRKEGGSSVSQAEKEEVDARSIYVGNVDYACTPEEVQQHFQSCGTVNRVTILTDKFGQPKGFAYVEFVEVEAVQNALLLNESELHGRQLKVSAKRTNIPGMKQYRGRRPNPYFGSRRPFMPGPPVYPPFSYGRVPRFRRPMRYRPY, from the exons ATGAAGGGTCTTGATGGTTTGCTTTCATGGGGCAGCAGAA AAGAAGGTGGTTCATCCGTTAGCCAAGCTGAAAAGGAAGAGGTGGATGCTCGATCCATATATGTTGGTAAT GTTGACTATGCATGCACGCCTGAGGAAGTTCAGCAGCATTTTCAGTCTTGTGGGACTGTAAACCGGGTCACTATATTGACAGACAAGTTTGGTCAACCCAAAGGTTTTGCTTATGTAGAGTTTGTGGAGGTTGAAGCTGTTCAAAATGCTCTGCTGCTAAATGAATCTGAGCTGCATGGCCGTCAACTGAAG GTCTCTGCTAAGAGAACTAATATTCCTGGTATGAAACAATATCGAGGAAGGCGTCCAAATCCATATTTTGGTTCAAGGAGGCCATTCATGCCCGGTCCTCCTGTCTACCCTCCTTTTAGTTATGG GAGGGTTCCGAGATTTAGGCGCCCAATGCGCTACAGGCCGTATTGA
- the LOC130997260 gene encoding polyadenylate-binding protein 1 isoform X4, with product MKGLDGLLSWGSRKGGSSVSQAEKEEVDARSIYVGNVDYACTPEEVQQHFQSCGTVNRVTILTDKFGQPKGFAYVEFVEVEAVQNALLLNESELHGRQLKVSAKRTNIPGMKQYRGRRPNPYFGSRRPFMPGPPVYPPFSYGRVPRFRRPMRYRPY from the exons ATGAAGGGTCTTGATGGTTTGCTTTCATGGGGCAGCAGAA AAGGTGGTTCATCCGTTAGCCAAGCTGAAAAGGAAGAGGTGGATGCTCGATCCATATATGTTGGTAAT GTTGACTATGCATGCACGCCTGAGGAAGTTCAGCAGCATTTTCAGTCTTGTGGGACTGTAAACCGGGTCACTATATTGACAGACAAGTTTGGTCAACCCAAAGGTTTTGCTTATGTAGAGTTTGTGGAGGTTGAAGCTGTTCAAAATGCTCTGCTGCTAAATGAATCTGAGCTGCATGGCCGTCAACTGAAG GTCTCTGCTAAGAGAACTAATATTCCTGGTATGAAACAATATCGAGGAAGGCGTCCAAATCCATATTTTGGTTCAAGGAGGCCATTCATGCCCGGTCCTCCTGTCTACCCTCCTTTTAGTTATGG GAGGGTTCCGAGATTTAGGCGCCCAATGCGCTACAGGCCGTATTGA